One window of the Xenopus tropicalis strain Nigerian chromosome 10, UCB_Xtro_10.0, whole genome shotgun sequence genome contains the following:
- the LOC116407946 gene encoding extended synaptotagmin-1-like: MPNQGGSTSGWKASALCQMPLCLMRYYPQSPSLAVWAMLGSSLAFLTFLCFFQILMVNKITRPIQIKEFASTMLFVHVQKGKQLRLNNSEEKPTARVELKIRDAKRKTKFRVDTRSPEWKQRFSFPLKDPRNEVLEVLVKDKANGQMGTMAVPLSNLITAQGLTMEGWLKLHPTEPCGAVWIKLELRILVPPNSGAEFVDS; the protein is encoded by the exons ATGCCGAATCAGGGAGGCTCCACGTCAGGATGGAAAGCATCAGCGCTGTGCCAGATGCCGCTATGCTTGATGAGgtattacccacaatccccttctCTGGCTGTTTGGGCAATGCTTGGCTCTTCTTTGGCATTTctaacatttttgtgtttttttcagatcCTGATGGTGAATAAGATCACCCGGCCCATTCAGATTAAAGAATTTGCATCTACTATGCTCTTTGTACATGTCCAAAAGGGCAAGCAGCTCCGG CTGAACAATAGCGAGGAGAAACCAACAGCCAGAGTAGAGCTGAAGATCCGGGACGCCAAGCGGAAGACTAAG TTCCGCGTAGATACCAGGTCCCCGGAGTGGAAGCAGAGATTCAGCTTCCCATTAAAGGACCCAAGGAATGAGGTGTTAGAGGTTCTG gtgAAAGACAAGGCAAATGGGCAGATGGGAACAATGGCCGTTCCCCTGTCCAACCTGATCACAGCACAGGGCCTAACCATGGAAGGCTGGCTTAAGCTGCATCCGACCGAGCCTTGTGGTGCCGTGTGGATAAAGCTGGAGTTAAGG ATTCTTGTTCCTCCAAACTCTGGAGCAGAATTTGTCGACTCTTAA